From Chionomys nivalis chromosome 21, mChiNiv1.1, whole genome shotgun sequence, a single genomic window includes:
- the Thap11 gene encoding THAP domain-containing protein 11: protein MPGFTCCVPGCYNNSHRDKALHFYTFPKDAELRRLWLKNVSRAGVSGCFSTFQPTTGHRLCSVHFQGGRKTYTVRVPTIFPLRGVNERKVARRPAGAAAARRRQQQQQQQQQQQQLQQQQQPSPSSSTAQTTQLQPNLVSASAAVLLTLQAAVDSSQAPGSVAPAPTVPSGDDVKPIDLTVQVEFAAAEGAAAAAAAASELEAATAGLEAAECALGPQLVVVGEEGFPDTGSDHSYSLSSGTTEEELLRKLNEQRDILALMEVKMKEMKGSIRHLRLTEAKLREELREKDRLLAMAVIRKKHGM from the coding sequence atgcctggctttacgTGCTGCGTACCGGGCTGCTACAACAACTCACACCGGGACAAGGCGCTGCACTTCTACACGTTTCCCAAGGACGCTGAGCTGCGGCGCCTCTGGCTCAAGAACGTGTCCCGTGCCGGCGTCAGTGGGTGCTTCTCCACCTTCCAGCCCACCACGGGCCACCGTCTCTGCAGCGTTCACTTCCAGGGCGGCCGCAAGACCTACACGGTGCGCGTTCCCACCATCTTCCCGCTGCGAGGCGTCAATGAGCGCAAAGTAGCGCGGAGACCTGCGGGAGCTGCGGCAGCTCGCCgtaggcagcagcagcagcagcagcaacaacaacaacaacaactgcagcaacaacagcagccgtctccctcctcctccactgcccagacCACGCAGTTGCAGCCGAACCTGGTGTCTGCCTCTGCGGCCGTGCTTCTTACTCTCCAGGCCGCTGTAGACAGCAGCCAGGCTCCGGGATCCGTGGCTCCGGCGCCCACCGTTCCCTCGGGAGATGATGTGAAGCCCATCGACCTTACGGTGCAAGTGGAGTTTGCAGCTGCGGAAggcgcagccgccgccgccgccgccgcatcGGAGTTAGAGGCTGCTACAGCTGGGCTGGAGGCCGCTGAGTGCGCTCTGGGCCCTCAGCTGGTGGTGGTTGGAGAAGAGGGCTTCCCTGATACTGGCTCCGACCACTCGTACTCCCTGTCGTCAGGTACCACGGAGGAGGAGCTCCTGCGCAAGCTGAATGAGCAGCGGGACATCTTGGCCCTGATGGAAGTGAAGATGAAAGAGATGAAGGGTAGCATTCGCCATCTGCGTCTTACCGAGGCCAAGCTCCGTGAAGAACTTCGGGAGAAGGATCGCCTGCTTGCCATGGCTGTCATCCGTAAGAAGCACGGAATGTGA